A single region of the Solwaraspora sp. WMMD791 genome encodes:
- the trmD gene encoding tRNA (guanosine(37)-N1)-methyltransferase TrmD translates to MDVVTIFPDYLAPLELSLIGRARRTGLLDVRVHDLRRWTHDVHRTVDDTPYGGGAGMVMRPEPWGAALDELAGADQPPARLVVPTPVGERFDQALAQRLAAEPRLIFACGRYEGIDQRVIDHAADRMPVSEVSLGDFVLFGGEVAVLVILEAVTRLIPGVLGNAGSLDEESYAAGLLEAPVYTKPAQWRGYDVPEVLRSGDHGRIARWRRDQGLLRTAARRPDLIAELSPDSFDKNDIALLRTAGFQVPAGDMAE, encoded by the coding sequence GGCTGCTCGACGTACGGGTGCACGACCTGCGCCGGTGGACCCACGACGTGCACCGTACGGTGGACGACACGCCGTACGGTGGCGGTGCCGGAATGGTGATGCGGCCCGAACCGTGGGGTGCGGCCCTGGACGAGCTGGCCGGGGCGGACCAGCCACCGGCCCGGTTGGTGGTGCCGACCCCGGTCGGTGAGCGGTTCGACCAGGCGCTGGCCCAGCGGCTGGCCGCCGAGCCCCGGTTGATCTTCGCGTGCGGCCGCTACGAGGGCATCGACCAGCGGGTGATCGACCACGCGGCGGACCGGATGCCGGTGAGCGAGGTGTCCCTCGGTGATTTCGTGCTCTTCGGCGGCGAGGTCGCGGTCCTGGTGATCCTGGAGGCGGTGACCCGGCTGATCCCAGGGGTGCTCGGCAACGCCGGGTCCCTCGACGAGGAGTCGTACGCGGCCGGGTTGCTGGAGGCGCCGGTGTACACCAAGCCCGCCCAGTGGCGCGGGTACGACGTACCCGAGGTGCTGCGCTCCGGCGACCATGGCCGGATCGCCCGCTGGCGGCGCGACCAGGGCCTGCTGCGGACGGCGGCCCGACGGCCGGACCTGATCGCGGAGCTGTCACCCGATAGTTTCGACAAAAACGACATTGCGCTGTTGCGGACGGCCGGATTTCAAGTACCGGCCGGGGATATGGCAGAGTAG
- the rplS gene encoding 50S ribosomal protein L19, which yields MNTLDALDAQSQRTDLPDFRAGDTLKVHARVVEGNRSRVQVFQGVVIRRQGSGLRETFTIRKVSFGVGVERTYPVNSPAIDRIEMVTRGDVRRAKLYYLRDLRGKAAKIKEKREKQVS from the coding sequence ATGAACACGCTGGACGCTCTCGACGCCCAGTCGCAGCGGACCGACCTCCCGGACTTCCGCGCCGGTGACACGCTCAAGGTGCACGCCCGGGTCGTCGAAGGAAACCGGTCCCGGGTCCAGGTCTTCCAGGGCGTGGTGATCCGTCGCCAGGGGTCGGGCCTGCGGGAGACCTTCACCATCCGCAAGGTCAGCTTCGGTGTCGGGGTCGAGCGGACCTACCCGGTCAACAGCCCGGCCATCGACCGGATCGAGATGGTGACCCGTGGTGACGTACGTCGGGCCAAGCTCTACTACCTCCGGGACCTTCGCGGCAAGGCCGCCAAGATCAAGGAAAAGCGGGAGAAGCAGGTCAGCTGA
- the lepB gene encoding signal peptidase I, giving the protein MQMVQRRRRQMPLWQELPLLLVVAFCLAVLIRSFLLQAFFIPSGSMEDTLLVGDRVLVNKVVYDVRDPVRGEVVVFRGTNNWVPENVEDPNLGFTAKLGRTIGDLVGLGRPGEKDFIKRVIGVPGDRIRCCDDQGRLTVNGQPLDESAYVLEDSPLDVPPNPGECRSRQFGEIVVEPGHLFVMGDHRLVSQDSRCQGSVPIENVIGRAFVIVWPQGRWDGLSVPETFDDLPPSTATPAAVERPENVPDTSGDLVVVLPVLIPLLAASGSARSLPARRRRLRL; this is encoded by the coding sequence ATGCAGATGGTGCAGCGTCGCCGTCGGCAGATGCCGTTGTGGCAGGAGCTTCCTCTCCTGCTCGTCGTAGCCTTCTGCCTGGCGGTGCTGATCCGCTCCTTCCTGCTGCAGGCCTTCTTCATCCCGTCCGGGTCGATGGAGGACACCCTGCTCGTCGGCGACCGGGTGCTGGTCAACAAGGTCGTCTACGACGTACGGGACCCGGTCCGCGGCGAGGTCGTGGTCTTCCGGGGCACCAACAACTGGGTCCCGGAGAACGTCGAGGACCCCAACCTGGGGTTCACCGCCAAACTCGGACGGACGATCGGTGACCTGGTCGGGCTCGGCCGGCCCGGTGAGAAGGACTTCATCAAACGGGTCATCGGGGTTCCGGGCGACCGCATCCGCTGCTGCGACGACCAGGGCCGGCTGACCGTCAACGGTCAGCCCCTGGACGAGTCGGCGTACGTGCTGGAGGACTCCCCACTCGACGTACCCCCCAATCCGGGGGAGTGCCGGTCACGCCAGTTCGGCGAGATCGTCGTCGAGCCGGGGCACCTTTTCGTAATGGGCGACCACCGGCTGGTCTCGCAGGATTCCCGCTGTCAGGGGTCGGTGCCCATCGAGAACGTCATCGGCCGGGCCTTCGTCATCGTCTGGCCGCAGGGCCGCTGGGACGGCCTGTCGGTGCCGGAGACCTTCGACGACCTGCCACCGTCCACGGCGACCCCCGCTGCGGTGGAGCGTCCGGAGAACGTGCCGGACACCTCAGGTGACCTGGTGGTGGTGCTGCCCGTGCTGATTCCGCTACTCGCCGCTTCGGGCTCCGCGCGGTCGTTGCCAGCCAGACGTCGTAGGCTCCGGTTGTGA
- the lepB gene encoding signal peptidase I, producing MIDEQTEKKPNSFWRELPILLGVAVLVAVLVRAFVLQTFYIPSPSMEHTLDINDRVLVNKVVYHFRSPDRGEIVVFRAPPEWSSNPDGEDFIKRVIGVGGDRVQCCDPEERLVINGQPLDEPYIFSEGGIQDPAAVGPFDITVPAGRLWVMGDHRSASGDSLEHWDRTGNIDVATIPEDDVVGRAFTIFWPIGRATWLTVPEPFDSVPEP from the coding sequence GTGATCGACGAGCAGACCGAGAAGAAGCCCAATTCCTTCTGGCGTGAACTACCGATCCTGTTGGGTGTGGCGGTCCTCGTCGCAGTCCTGGTCCGGGCGTTCGTCCTGCAGACCTTCTACATCCCGTCCCCGTCGATGGAACACACCCTCGACATCAACGACCGGGTGCTGGTCAACAAGGTCGTCTACCACTTCCGCTCGCCCGACCGCGGCGAGATCGTCGTGTTCCGGGCACCGCCGGAGTGGAGCAGCAACCCGGACGGCGAGGACTTCATCAAGCGGGTCATCGGCGTCGGTGGCGACCGGGTCCAATGCTGCGACCCGGAGGAACGTCTGGTCATCAACGGCCAGCCGCTCGACGAGCCGTACATCTTCTCCGAAGGTGGCATCCAGGACCCGGCGGCGGTCGGGCCCTTCGACATCACCGTGCCGGCGGGGCGGCTCTGGGTGATGGGCGACCATCGTTCCGCCTCCGGCGACTCGCTGGAGCACTGGGACCGTACCGGCAACATCGACGTCGCCACCATTCCGGAGGACGACGTGGTCGGGCGGGCCTTCACGATCTTCTGGCCGATCGGTCGGGCGACCTGGCTGACCGTACCGGAGCCGTTCGACAGCGTTCCGGAGCCGTGA
- a CDS encoding NUDIX domain-containing protein yields the protein MTYPQPPTGPALPAAPAHAVVRDRRGARVLVIDAAHRVLLLRGHDPARPHHRYWFTPGGGLAPDEEPADGAVRELAEEIGLRVAASVLGPPVWQETVEFPFDGQWYRQQQQFFLLRVPAWQVDTSGFDEVERRTIDAHRWWSEGELAATGERIYPPELLTVLRRLPDRSDSC from the coding sequence GTGACGTACCCGCAACCGCCGACGGGCCCGGCGCTTCCGGCCGCCCCGGCACACGCGGTGGTGCGCGACCGTCGGGGTGCCCGCGTGCTGGTGATCGACGCGGCGCACCGGGTGCTGTTGCTGCGCGGGCACGATCCCGCGCGGCCGCACCACCGTTACTGGTTCACCCCCGGCGGTGGTCTTGCCCCTGATGAGGAACCCGCCGACGGTGCCGTCCGGGAGCTGGCCGAGGAGATCGGCCTGCGCGTCGCGGCGAGCGTGCTGGGACCGCCGGTCTGGCAGGAGACCGTCGAGTTCCCCTTCGACGGTCAGTGGTACCGCCAGCAGCAGCAGTTCTTCCTGCTGCGGGTGCCGGCCTGGCAGGTCGACACCAGCGGCTTCGACGAGGTCGAGCGGCGCACCATCGACGCCCACCGCTGGTGGAGCGAAGGTGAGCTCGCCGCGACAGGTGAGCGGATCTACCCGCCGGAGCTGTTGACGGTGCTGCGGCGACTGCCGGACAGGAGCGATTCGTGCTGA
- a CDS encoding ribonuclease HII, with translation MLTPPRTVVRRDAGLYALERALQRRGFAHVAGADEAGRGACAGPLVAAAVVLAPGRRGEIAGLADSKLLTPAARERVYAAVVAQAVAYQVIVVGAEEIDGRGLHVCNLAAMRRALAGLSVAPEYVLTDGFGVDGLGVPGLAVWKGDRVSACVAAASVLAKVTRDRLMVQLDAEFPGYGFAEHKGYATADHQAALDRHGPCVEHRFSYVNVAAASGRSGRPPRARRPVPDIGIREPMGRMDPARGTVGVALDEQLRQPALLGEDVVMEGGWR, from the coding sequence GTGCTGACCCCACCGCGGACCGTGGTCCGTCGCGACGCCGGCCTCTACGCGCTGGAACGCGCCCTGCAGCGGCGCGGCTTCGCGCACGTCGCCGGCGCCGACGAGGCGGGGCGCGGTGCCTGCGCTGGCCCGCTGGTCGCGGCGGCGGTGGTGCTGGCACCCGGCCGGCGCGGCGAGATCGCCGGTCTGGCCGACTCCAAGTTGCTCACTCCCGCGGCCCGGGAGCGGGTCTACGCGGCGGTCGTCGCGCAGGCGGTCGCGTACCAGGTGATCGTCGTCGGGGCGGAGGAGATCGACGGGCGCGGTCTGCACGTGTGCAACCTGGCCGCGATGCGGCGCGCGCTGGCCGGGCTGTCGGTGGCGCCGGAGTACGTGCTCACCGACGGGTTCGGCGTCGACGGCCTCGGTGTGCCTGGTCTGGCGGTCTGGAAGGGTGACCGGGTCTCGGCCTGCGTGGCGGCGGCCAGTGTGCTGGCGAAGGTGACCCGGGACCGGCTGATGGTCCAGCTCGACGCCGAGTTCCCCGGGTACGGGTTCGCCGAGCACAAGGGGTACGCCACCGCCGATCACCAGGCTGCGCTGGACCGGCACGGTCCGTGCGTCGAGCACCGCTTCTCGTACGTCAACGTCGCTGCCGCCTCGGGTCGGTCCGGCCGCCCGCCCCGGGCCCGGCGGCCGGTGCCCGACATCGGCATCCGTGAGCCGATGGGGCGGATGGACCCGGCACGCGGTACCGTCGGCGTGGCGTTGGACGAGCAGCTTCGCCAACCGGCGCTACTGGGGGAAGATGTGGTCATGGAAGGCGGATGGCGATGA
- a CDS encoding DUF2469 domain-containing protein, translating into MSAEDLEKYETEMELQLYREYRDIVRQFSYVVETERRFYLANQVDLHVRNSDGEVYFEVEMHDAWVWDMYRPARFVKNVRVMTFKDVNVEELDKPEISLPADSGFSG; encoded by the coding sequence ATGAGCGCCGAGGATCTCGAAAAGTACGAGACAGAGATGGAGCTGCAGCTCTACCGGGAGTACCGCGACATCGTCCGCCAGTTTTCGTACGTCGTCGAGACCGAGCGCCGCTTTTACCTGGCGAATCAGGTCGACCTGCACGTACGCAACTCTGACGGCGAGGTGTACTTCGAGGTGGAGATGCACGACGCCTGGGTGTGGGACATGTACCGCCCTGCACGGTTCGTGAAAAATGTCCGAGTTATGACGTTCAAAGACGTGAATGTCGAAGAGTTGGACAAGCCTGAGATATCACTACCCGCAGATTCTGGATTCAGCGGCTGA
- a CDS encoding M23 family metallopeptidase yields the protein MRTVVTAALSAVLLAAGPPASAPPTPETVVVAGSPTTAERFRLPLDGPPRVSRRFDPPSLPWGRGHRGVDLQAVGPGVTVYAAGAGTVSHAGRIVDRGVVSISHPGGFRTTYEPLDTGLPVGATVVAGTPIGVLADGHRGCPAGACLHWGLRQHDGGYLDPLLLLGDGRTRLLPTHG from the coding sequence ATGAGAACCGTCGTCACGGCGGCGCTGTCCGCCGTTCTGCTCGCCGCCGGCCCACCCGCCAGCGCGCCGCCCACCCCGGAGACCGTCGTCGTCGCGGGGAGTCCGACCACTGCGGAGCGGTTCCGGTTGCCGCTGGACGGGCCGCCCCGGGTCAGTCGGCGCTTCGATCCACCATCGCTGCCCTGGGGCCGAGGGCATCGCGGCGTCGACCTGCAGGCCGTTGGACCGGGCGTCACGGTGTACGCCGCCGGCGCCGGCACGGTCAGCCACGCCGGCCGGATCGTCGACCGGGGCGTGGTGAGCATCAGCCACCCCGGTGGGTTCCGGACCACCTACGAGCCGCTCGACACCGGACTGCCCGTCGGCGCGACCGTCGTCGCCGGCACCCCGATCGGCGTACTCGCCGACGGGCACCGCGGCTGCCCGGCCGGTGCCTGCCTGCACTGGGGCCTGCGGCAGCACGACGGTGGCTACCTCGATCCGCTGCTGCTGCTCGGCGACGGACGTACCCGACTGCTGCCCACCCATGGGTAG
- a CDS encoding aminotransferase class V-fold PLP-dependent enzyme — translation MIGGSAPPVPLPGARMLFSLDPATAYLNHGAFGAVPVTVQRAQQRLRDEMEANPHRFLTQGLLERLAHTRRHLAGFLGADPDNAALVDNVTVATAMVLRTLRLAAGDEVLLTNHGYGAVALSVDRECRLTGAVRRVVDVPLAATGAEIVEAVRAALRPGRTRLLVVDQITSATARLMPVAGLVAAARDAGVPVLVDAAHVPGMLSVEVDRIGADFWVGNLHKWAFAPRATALLVVRPSWRDRMEPPGVSWEQDSGFPQRVEWQGTRDYTAWLAAPAGLYTLRSLGVDRVRQHNAALVGYGQRVVADALGVPEEQLPQPDADQPGAAELAMRLVPLPGAPVDGKAQAIRLRQRIADELAAEVLVSWWSGRAWLRICAQVYNQAAEYDRLADRLPGVLRRAG, via the coding sequence ATGATCGGTGGCTCCGCACCACCCGTACCGCTGCCCGGCGCACGGATGCTGTTCTCCCTCGACCCGGCGACCGCCTATCTCAACCACGGCGCGTTCGGCGCGGTGCCGGTGACCGTGCAGCGGGCTCAGCAGCGGCTGCGCGACGAGATGGAGGCCAACCCGCACCGCTTCCTGACGCAGGGACTACTGGAACGGCTGGCGCACACCCGCCGGCACCTCGCCGGTTTCCTCGGTGCCGATCCGGACAACGCGGCACTGGTAGACAACGTGACCGTCGCGACCGCGATGGTGCTGCGCACGCTGCGGCTGGCCGCTGGCGACGAGGTGCTGCTGACCAACCACGGGTACGGCGCGGTCGCTCTCTCCGTCGACCGGGAGTGCCGCCTCACCGGGGCCGTTCGGCGGGTCGTCGACGTGCCGTTGGCCGCGACGGGTGCCGAGATCGTCGAGGCGGTACGCGCGGCGCTGCGTCCCGGACGTACCCGGCTGCTGGTGGTGGATCAGATCACCTCCGCGACCGCGCGGCTGATGCCGGTCGCCGGCCTCGTCGCGGCGGCCCGCGACGCGGGGGTGCCGGTCCTGGTCGACGCGGCGCACGTACCGGGGATGCTGTCGGTCGAAGTGGACCGGATCGGTGCCGATTTCTGGGTCGGCAACCTGCACAAGTGGGCGTTCGCGCCGCGAGCGACGGCGCTGCTGGTGGTCCGACCGTCCTGGCGGGACCGGATGGAGCCGCCTGGTGTCTCCTGGGAGCAGGACAGCGGGTTTCCGCAGCGGGTCGAGTGGCAGGGCACCCGGGACTACACCGCCTGGCTCGCGGCACCGGCTGGCCTGTACACACTGCGCAGCCTGGGGGTGGACCGGGTACGCCAGCACAACGCCGCTCTGGTCGGCTACGGCCAGCGGGTGGTGGCCGACGCCCTGGGGGTGCCCGAGGAACAGTTGCCGCAGCCGGACGCCGATCAGCCCGGTGCCGCCGAGCTGGCGATGCGACTCGTCCCGTTGCCCGGTGCGCCGGTCGACGGGAAGGCGCAGGCGATCCGGCTGCGGCAGCGCATCGCCGACGAGTTGGCCGCCGAGGTGTTGGTGAGCTGGTGGTCGGGGCGCGCCTGGCTGCGGATCTGCGCCCAGGTCTACAACCAGGCCGCCGAGTACGACCGGCTCGCCGACCGGCTGCCGGGGGTGCTGCGCCGGGCCGGTTGA
- a CDS encoding tyrosine recombinase XerC, translated as MGRDGRRGTAERHATLPAGMRDAVDSFAQHLALVDNRSTHTVRAYVADVVSLLDHATRMGVRTPAGLDLAVLRSWLARQRTVGAARATLARRAATARTFSAWAHRAGLVATDPGAALASPKPHRRLPAVLRADQAEQLMPPADSTADPLPARDRLVLELLYATGVRVSELCGLDIADVDQVRRIVRVLGKGGRERTVPYGEPAEAALRDWLRRARPELAGPRSGDALLLGAKGGRLQTAVARRIVAAAAHAAGLPRTTPHGLRHSAATHLLEGGADLRSVQELLGHAALSSTQLYTHVSVERLRQAYRQAHPRA; from the coding sequence ATGGGCAGGGACGGCAGGCGGGGCACCGCCGAGCGGCATGCCACGCTGCCGGCCGGGATGCGCGACGCGGTGGACTCGTTCGCCCAGCACCTCGCCCTGGTCGACAACCGCTCCACGCATACCGTCCGGGCCTACGTCGCCGACGTCGTGTCCCTGCTCGACCATGCCACCCGGATGGGCGTGCGGACACCTGCCGGGCTGGACCTGGCGGTGCTGCGCAGCTGGCTGGCCCGCCAACGCACGGTGGGCGCGGCACGGGCGACGTTGGCCCGGCGGGCGGCCACCGCCCGTACCTTCAGCGCCTGGGCGCACCGCGCCGGTCTCGTCGCCACCGACCCAGGTGCCGCCCTGGCCAGCCCGAAACCGCACCGGCGGTTGCCGGCGGTGCTCCGCGCCGACCAGGCGGAGCAGCTGATGCCACCGGCCGACAGCACCGCCGACCCGCTGCCCGCACGCGACCGGCTGGTGCTGGAACTGCTCTACGCCACCGGTGTCCGGGTCAGTGAACTGTGCGGACTCGACATCGCCGACGTCGACCAGGTGCGGCGGATCGTGCGGGTGCTCGGCAAGGGCGGACGGGAGCGCACGGTGCCGTACGGCGAACCGGCTGAGGCGGCGCTGCGCGACTGGCTGCGGCGTGCCCGGCCCGAACTGGCCGGCCCCCGGTCCGGCGACGCGCTGCTGCTGGGGGCGAAAGGCGGCCGGTTGCAGACCGCGGTGGCACGCCGGATCGTCGCGGCGGCGGCGCACGCGGCTGGCCTGCCCCGGACGACCCCGCACGGGCTGCGCCATTCGGCGGCGACGCACCTGTTGGAGGGCGGTGCCGACCTGCGGTCGGTGCAGGAACTGCTGGGCCACGCCGCGCTGTCGAGCACCCAGCTCTACACACACGTATCGGTCGAACGGCTGCGGCAGGCGTACCGGCAGGCACATCCACGGGCGTGA
- the dprA gene encoding DNA-processing protein DprA: MPSTHDPQSPGPAAGAGPTEEQLARVALTWLAEPGNETVHRMVAEVGAVEALARLCAGRELGEATRVSAAARLATADPIEVATAAVDRAVRAGGRLVTPETTEWPRQIEDLHRLTRHGARATTADGTGVRQGAPPLALWVRGPLAVDAALARSVAVVGTRAPTDYGRHVCGEFSHGLATRGWTIVSGGAYGIDACAHRGALAAGGPTVAVLACGIDRPYPAGNAAMFDQIAETGLLVSEWLPGAEPLRHRFLTRNRLIAAATAGTVVVEAGARSGAAQTIRRALALGRAAMVVPGPITSAVSVGCHEILRDHPQARLVAGVAHVQEEIGRIGVDLAPTPRGPQRPRDALDPRSARVLEAVPGRGWIDLDDLSGRAGVDIRSTMRAVTELQTKGLLAGADGRYRLPPPKRA; encoded by the coding sequence ATGCCATCGACGCACGACCCACAGAGCCCGGGCCCGGCAGCCGGAGCAGGCCCGACAGAGGAGCAGCTCGCCCGGGTCGCGTTGACCTGGCTCGCCGAACCCGGCAACGAGACCGTCCACCGGATGGTGGCCGAGGTCGGTGCTGTCGAGGCGCTCGCCCGGCTGTGTGCTGGTCGGGAGTTGGGCGAGGCGACCCGGGTTTCGGCGGCGGCGCGGTTGGCGACGGCCGACCCGATCGAGGTGGCGACGGCTGCCGTCGACCGAGCCGTCCGGGCCGGCGGCCGGCTGGTCACCCCGGAGACCACCGAGTGGCCCAGGCAGATCGAGGACCTGCATCGGCTGACCCGTCACGGCGCTCGTGCCACGACCGCCGACGGTACGGGGGTCCGCCAGGGCGCGCCGCCGCTGGCGCTCTGGGTCCGGGGGCCGCTGGCAGTCGACGCGGCACTGGCCAGATCGGTCGCGGTGGTCGGCACCCGTGCCCCCACCGATTACGGTCGGCACGTCTGCGGCGAATTCAGCCACGGCCTGGCCACCCGTGGCTGGACGATCGTCTCCGGTGGGGCGTACGGCATCGACGCCTGCGCCCACCGGGGAGCACTGGCCGCTGGCGGCCCGACCGTCGCGGTGCTCGCCTGCGGGATCGACCGGCCCTACCCGGCCGGCAACGCCGCGATGTTCGATCAGATCGCCGAGACCGGCCTGCTGGTCAGCGAGTGGCTGCCGGGTGCCGAGCCACTGCGCCACCGGTTCCTCACCCGCAACCGGCTGATCGCTGCGGCCACGGCCGGCACCGTCGTCGTCGAGGCCGGTGCCCGTAGCGGCGCGGCGCAGACGATCCGGCGGGCGCTGGCGCTCGGCCGGGCCGCGATGGTGGTGCCAGGTCCGATCACCTCGGCGGTGTCGGTCGGCTGCCACGAGATACTGCGGGACCATCCACAGGCACGGCTCGTCGCCGGGGTGGCTCACGTGCAGGAGGAGATCGGCCGGATCGGCGTCGACCTGGCCCCGACGCCACGCGGGCCGCAACGTCCGCGCGACGCGCTCGACCCCCGGTCGGCCCGGGTCCTGGAGGCCGTGCCCGGGCGGGGTTGGATCGACCTCGACGACCTGTCCGGGCGGGCCGGGGTCGACATCCGCTCCACGATGCGGGCGGTCACCGAGTTGCAGACCAAGGGCCTGCTGGCCGGCGCCGACGGGCGTTACCGGTTGCCGCCGCCGAAGCGTGCATGA
- a CDS encoding YifB family Mg chelatase-like AAA ATPase, giving the protein MSYAKVLCVGLVGVTGHLVEVEADLAAGLPAVIISGLPDTTLHEARDRVRAAVVNSGQSWPNRRITVNLLPATLPKIGSGFDLAIATALLGGTGELPLAPVDGVALLGELGLDGTVRPVRGILPMVAAAARTGVTQVVVPTTNAAEAAAVPGVRVRAVDTLHRLIAFIRGEGPLLDPPVTAPAAEPAVPDLADVSGQALGKRALEIAAAGGHHIALLGPPGAGKTMLAERLPGLLPPLDDDAALEVSALHSIAGVLPPGGPLLRRPPFQAPHHSATVASLVGGGTGLARPGAVSLAHHGVLFLDEAAEFTTRALESLRQPLEKGRVLITRSRGVTEYPARCQLVLAANPCPCAKPAGDQYCECPPTVRRRYRSRLSGPLLDRVDLQVTLPPLRAAELTSTAATSETSASVAARVATARASAARRWSGHGWRCNAVVPGPALRQPPWRLPATHTDELRHRLDIGAISARGYDRVLRLAWSIADLDGRARPDGTDVGEAIQLRTGDL; this is encoded by the coding sequence ATGAGCTACGCGAAGGTCCTCTGCGTCGGGCTGGTCGGGGTGACCGGACACCTGGTGGAGGTCGAGGCCGACCTCGCCGCCGGGCTGCCCGCCGTCATCATCTCCGGTCTGCCCGACACCACCCTGCACGAGGCACGCGACCGGGTCCGTGCCGCGGTCGTCAACTCCGGCCAGAGCTGGCCGAACCGGCGGATCACCGTCAACCTGCTGCCCGCCACCCTGCCCAAGATCGGATCCGGGTTCGATCTGGCCATCGCCACCGCGCTGCTCGGCGGCACCGGGGAGTTGCCGCTCGCCCCCGTCGACGGTGTCGCGCTACTGGGCGAGCTCGGCCTCGACGGCACCGTACGACCGGTGCGCGGAATCCTGCCGATGGTGGCGGCGGCTGCCCGCACCGGTGTCACCCAGGTCGTCGTTCCGACGACCAACGCCGCTGAGGCGGCGGCGGTTCCCGGGGTACGGGTGCGTGCCGTCGACACCCTGCACCGACTGATCGCCTTCATCAGAGGCGAGGGTCCGCTGCTCGATCCGCCGGTCACGGCACCGGCCGCCGAGCCCGCCGTGCCGGATCTCGCCGACGTCTCCGGTCAGGCACTCGGCAAGCGTGCTCTGGAGATCGCCGCCGCCGGCGGCCACCACATCGCCCTGCTGGGTCCGCCCGGGGCAGGCAAGACCATGCTGGCGGAGCGGCTGCCCGGCCTGCTGCCACCGCTGGACGACGACGCCGCCCTGGAGGTCTCCGCGCTGCATTCGATCGCCGGTGTCCTGCCGCCAGGTGGGCCACTGCTGCGCCGGCCGCCGTTCCAGGCCCCGCATCATTCCGCGACCGTCGCATCGCTGGTCGGCGGTGGCACCGGGCTGGCCCGCCCCGGCGCGGTGTCCCTGGCCCATCACGGGGTTCTCTTTCTCGACGAGGCCGCCGAGTTCACCACCCGGGCTCTGGAGTCGCTGCGGCAACCGCTGGAGAAGGGGCGGGTGCTGATCACCCGCTCGCGCGGGGTCACCGAGTACCCGGCCCGCTGCCAACTGGTCCTGGCCGCCAATCCCTGCCCCTGCGCCAAGCCCGCCGGGGACCAGTACTGCGAATGCCCGCCGACGGTCCGCCGCCGCTACCGCAGCAGACTGTCCGGGCCGCTGCTGGATCGGGTCGATCTGCAGGTGACGTTGCCACCGTTGCGCGCTGCCGAGCTGACCTCGACCGCTGCCACGTCGGAGACGTCCGCGTCGGTGGCGGCCCGGGTCGCCACCGCCCGGGCGTCCGCCGCGCGCCGGTGGTCCGGGCACGGCTGGCGGTGCAACGCCGTGGTGCCCGGTCCGGCGCTACGCCAGCCACCCTGGCGGTTACCGGCGACGCACACCGACGAGCTCCGGCACCGGCTGGACATCGGTGCGATCTCCGCCCGCGGCTACGACCGGGTCCTGCGGCTCGCCTGGTCGATCGCCGACCTCGACGGGCGGGCACGGCCAGACGGCACCGACGTCGGTGAAGCGATCCAACTGCGGACGGGGGACCTGTGA
- a CDS encoding YraN family protein, with protein sequence MTASRQAIGQYGERCAVRFLTDAGLVIVDRNWRCPTGEIDIIARDGDTVVFCEVKTRRGERFGTPEEAVTTVKAGRIRRLAAAWLAAHPGHRRREVRFDLVAVRVGRSGAAQVDHVPAAF encoded by the coding sequence ATGACCGCCAGCAGACAAGCCATCGGCCAGTACGGCGAGCGATGTGCCGTCCGGTTCCTGACCGACGCCGGACTCGTCATCGTCGACCGCAACTGGCGCTGCCCGACCGGCGAGATCGACATCATCGCCCGAGACGGCGACACGGTGGTGTTCTGCGAAGTGAAGACCCGACGCGGCGAGCGGTTCGGCACGCCGGAGGAGGCGGTCACCACCGTCAAGGCGGGCCGGATCCGTCGGCTGGCCGCCGCCTGGCTCGCCGCGCACCCCGGTCACCGACGCCGCGAGGTGCGCTTCGACCTCGTCGCGGTACGCGTCGGCCGCTCCGGCGCGGCCCAGGTGGATCATGTTCCCGCAGCGTTCTGA